A single genomic interval of Pangasianodon hypophthalmus isolate fPanHyp1 chromosome 8, fPanHyp1.pri, whole genome shotgun sequence harbors:
- the tmem230b gene encoding transmembrane protein 230b → MPARNTVTGGLPNSKVRYSKLASDDDGYIDLQFKKSPPKVPYKAIALAAVLFLIGSVLITIGALLLAGHFEVQDHRERTIPVLIIGILVFIPGFYHLRIAYYAYKGYRGYSYDDIPDFDD, encoded by the exons ATGCCAGCTCGGAACACTGTTACGGGTGGACTTCCCAACAGCAAAGTGAGATACTCCAAACTAGCCAGTGATGATGACGGCTACATTGACCTTCAG ttcAAGAAAAGCCCACCCAAGGTCCCATATAAGGCAATTGCCCTGGCTGCTGTTCTTTTTCTCATCGGCTCAGTTTTAATCACCATTGGAGCTCTGCTCTTAGCAGGACACTTTGAAGTTCAAGAT CACCGTGAGCGCACTATACCGGTCCTCATCATTGGAATTCTGGTCTTCATTCCAGGATTCTACCACTTGCGTATTGCCTACTATGCCTATAAGGGTTACCGAGGCTACTCTTACGATGACATCCCAGACTTTGATGACTGA